One Ostrinia nubilalis chromosome 6, ilOstNubi1.1, whole genome shotgun sequence genomic region harbors:
- the LOC135072569 gene encoding ATP synthase subunit delta, mitochondrial, which yields MAMAFRNLLRSSARRLQVRGYAAEAPKEGEMALTFAAGNKVFYDKQVVKQIDVPSFSGAFGILPKHVPTLAVLRPGVVTVLENDGKQNKIFVSSGTVTVNDDSSVQVLAEEAHPLENLDRGAAQEALSKAQSELNSAANDKAKAEAAIAVEVAEEILKAASA from the exons ATGGCCATGGCATTCCGCAACCTATTGAGAAGCTCTGCCAGAAGGCTGCAGGTCCGCGGCTACGCAGCAGAGGCCCCCAAAGAGGGTGAAATGGCTCTTACATTTGCTGCTGGCAATAAG GTTTTCTATGACAAGCAAGTTGTGAAGCAGATTGATGTGCCATCATTCAGCGGTGCCTTTGGTATTCTGCCCAAACATGTGCCCACTCTAG CTGTTCTGCGCCCCGGTGTAGTCACAGTCCTCGAGAATGAtggcaaacaaaacaaaatcttTGTTTCTTCTGGCACTGTCACCGTCAATGATGATTCATCAGTTCAG GTTTTGGCAGAAGAGGCACATCCCCTTGAAAACCTTGACAGGGGCGCTGCCCAGGAGGCCCTCAGCAAAGCTCAGTCCGAACTCAACTCTGCGGCTAATGATaag GCCAAGGCAGAGGCCGCCATCGCCGTGGAAGTCGCCGAAGAGATCCTGAAGGCCGCGTCCGCGTAA